In one Gadus morhua chromosome 7, gadMor3.0, whole genome shotgun sequence genomic region, the following are encoded:
- the LOC115547386 gene encoding pollen-specific leucine-rich repeat extensin-like protein 2, whose amino-acid sequence MNPNRALSCPALLGEPERSGGPENQREPENQREPENQREPENQGQPENQKTGEPEATREPEGTGEPENQKPREPETWGTRGNRRTRENQRPGEPDNQRELENQREPERTREPEATRGPEKRRAWGESPYWARLQACDPPPKESGCWQACGLASSPPPPPLPPPPLLLLLLLQLPTDQRTRLAAHQYDQPQPPPPAPPPPCNFTPPPPPPPPPLLHHLPSSSSSSPSASSSSSRSSSITSITSSSSFTSSSSSATSSSYTFSSSSSSVNSLLHLQKDRLHA is encoded by the exons ATGAATCCAAACAG agcTCTGAGCTGTCCTGCTTTGCTCGGAGAACCGGAGAGATCCGGAggaccagagaaccagagggaaccagagaaccagagggaaccggagaaccagagggaaccagagaaccagggtcAACCAGAGAACCAGAAAACCGGAGAACCAGAGgcaaccagagaaccagagggaaCCGGGGAACCAGAGAACCAAAAACCCAGAGAACCAGAAACCTGGGGAACCAGAGGGAACCGGAGAActagagagaaccagagacccGGAGAACCAGACAAccagagagagctggagaaccagagagaaccagagagaaccagagagccgGAGGCAACCAGAGGCCCAGAGAAGCGTAGAGCGTGGGGGGAGTCCCCCTACTGGGCCCGGCTCCAGGCCTGTGATCCCCCGCCAAAGGAGAGCGGCTGTTGGCAGGCCTGTGGACtggcctcctccccccctcctccccccctgcccccccctcctctcctcctcctcctcctcctacagctCCCCACGGACCAGAGAACACGCCTGGCAGCACATCAATACGACCAgcctcaaccccctcctcctgcccctcctcccccctgcaactttactcctccaccacctcctccacctcctcctctcctccaccacctcccctcctccagctcctcttcaccctccgcctcctcctccagctcccgctcctcctccatcacctccatcacctcctcttcctccttcacatccagctcctcctccgccacctcctcttcctacaccttctcctccagctcctcctccgtcaactccctcctccacctccagaaGGACCGTCTACATGCCTGA
- the LOC115547387 gene encoding transgelin, which produces MANKGPQYGLSRDVQMKIDKKYDAELEERLVQWIVAQCGAAVGEPEAGKTGFQTWLKDGCVLGHLINSLSGGNPPIKKVQSSTMAFKQMELISQFLKAAEKYGVMVTDMFQTVDLWEGKDLAAVQRTLMSLGSVAVTKNDGCYKGDPSWFHRKAQENKREFSDEQLMEGKSVIGLQMGTNRGASQAGMSYGTPRQIINNNP; this is translated from the exons ATGGCAAACAAAGGTCCACAGTACGGCCTGAGCCGGGACGTGCAGATGAAGATCGATAAGAAGTACGACGCGGAGCTGGAGGAGCGGCTGGTCCAGTGGATCGTGGCCCAGTGCGGGGCCGCCGTCGGGGAGCCCGAGGCCGGCAAGACGGGCTTCCAGACCTGGCTGAAGGATGGATGC gtcctcGGCCATCTCATCAACAGCCTGAGTGGAGGCAACCCTCCCATCAAGAAGGTCCAGAGCTCCACCATGGCCTTCAAGCAGATGGAGCTCATCTCCCAGTTCCTGAAGGCCGCCGAGAAGTACGGCGTGATGGTCACCGACATGTTCCAGACCGTGGACCTGTGGGAGG GGAAGGACCTGGCCGCCGTGCAGCGGACGCTGATGTCCCTGGGCAGCGTGGCCGTCACCAAGAACGACGGCTGCTACAAAGGAGACCCCAGCTGGTTCCACAG GAAGGCTCAGGAGAACAAGAGGGAGTTCTCCGATGAGCAGCTGATGGAAGGCAAGAGTGTGATTGGTCTACAGATGGGAACCAATCGGGGAGCATCTCAGGCTGGCATGAGCTACGGAACGCCCAGGCAGATCATCAACAACAACCCCTGA